The Anaerolineae bacterium DNA segment AAAACATCTTGGCCTGGATAAAGTGCACATCTTTTTTGACGGCGCGGCGGTGGTTGATTGGCCCAGCAACGATATTATTTTTTTGCAATCGTTGCCGCCGCACGCCGGCCAACATTTGATAGAACTGGCCCGTGAAAATGATCTATTCCTGGAAATCTACGCCCACGATTTTTACTTTATTGAACGTAACGGCCATCTGGCCGCGCACCAGTGTGAAAAATTACAAATTACCCCCCTGGTAACAGATTTGATGAGCCTGGTGGGGCGTATTAAAATTGTCAAAGGGCAACTCCTGGCTTCCACGCCCCAAGAAGAGCAGCGAGCGCGGCTGGTTTCGCAGGAGATGGAAAAATTGTGCAAAATGTCGTGGAGCCTGGACCCCAGCAATAACATCTATTTTGTCAACGCCATTTCTCGTTCAGTTTCCAAAGGCGACAGCCTGCGTAGTGTAGCCGATTATCTGGGCCTCTGTCTCAACCAGGTCATGGCAATAGGCGACTCCTTTAATGACCTCCCTGTTTTTGAAGTGGCCGGCTTTAGCGTGGCCATGGGCAATGCCCCCGAAGAATTAAAAAAATTGGCCGATTGGGTAGCCCCGCCGGTGGAAAAAGATGGCGTGGCCGTGGCCATAGAAGAGCTTATTCTATAGCCCCCCCTCATATCATTTCGAGCGCAGCGAGAAATCTCCTTAACACCGCGTTATATGAAAGAGATTTCTCGGCCTATGGCCTCGAAATGACATGTCTGCCTCATGTCATTGAAATGACATGCCTGCCTCATGTCATTTCGAGCGCAGCGAGAAATCTCCTTAACGCCGCGTTATTTGAAAGAGATTTCTCGGCCTGCGGCCTCGAAATGACACAAACCAGGCGGCCTTGAAATGACATAAAATTGAAATTAAGCTTTGATTTCCCCCTCCCCTGTGTTATAATGGACAAAAATCTCCCCACCAACTGCCGGAGGCGACCTATGAGTTTT contains these protein-coding regions:
- a CDS encoding Cof-type HAD-IIB family hydrolase, which encodes MNYKMPAYKLLVLDVDGTLIGPGVYPSPRVVKAIARAKAKGVTVVLGTGRASEACYHLLKHLGLDKVHIFFDGAAVVDWPSNDIIFLQSLPPHAGQHLIELARENDLFLEIYAHDFYFIERNGHLAAHQCEKLQITPLVTDLMSLVGRIKIVKGQLLASTPQEEQRARLVSQEMEKLCKMSWSLDPSNNIYFVNAISRSVSKGDSLRSVADYLGLCLNQVMAIGDSFNDLPVFEVAGFSVAMGNAPEELKKLADWVAPPVEKDGVAVAIEELIL